The Candidatus Methylacidiphilales bacterium genome has a window encoding:
- a CDS encoding zinc ribbon domain-containing protein, with protein sequence MPIYTFSCSNCDHREELLIKYELKPPHCSNCGLDTLVRQLSKPKFHLKGTGWYVTDFKNPTPTSNSTNNSTKEDPKKEVKQEAKQDTKEVKQEAKESKQEAKQEAKESKQEVKKEAKQEIKKETTKPKDGSG encoded by the coding sequence ATGCCAATTTACACATTTTCTTGCTCTAACTGCGATCATCGCGAGGAGTTGCTTATTAAATATGAACTAAAACCACCACACTGTTCAAATTGCGGATTAGATACGCTAGTAAGGCAGCTTTCCAAACCAAAATTTCATTTAAAAGGGACTGGTTGGTATGTAACAGATTTCAAAAATCCCACCCCTACTTCTAATAGTACAAATAATAGCACAAAAGAAGACCCCAAAAAAGAGGTCAAGCAAGAAGCTAAGCAAGATACTAAAGAAGTTAAGCAAGAGGCTAAGGAGTCTAAGCAAGAGGCCAAACAAGAGGCTAAGGAGTCTAAGCAAGAGGTTAAAAAAGAAGCCAAACAAGAAATTAAAAAAGAAACTACCAAGCCAAAAGACGGGTCAGGTTGA